The proteins below are encoded in one region of Deltaproteobacteria bacterium:
- a CDS encoding type II toxin-antitoxin system RelE/ParE family toxin: MPPRDFVRVDAALLSMAVDPFGGDLERLSKHDRYSFRRRVGDYRILFNVDTGARRVRVGTVERRTTTTYRKRRR, from the coding sequence TTGCCGCCGCGTGACTTCGTTCGCGTCGACGCCGCCTTGCTCTCGATGGCCGTCGACCCGTTCGGTGGCGACCTTGAACGCCTCAGCAAGCACGATCGCTATAGCTTCCGCCGCCGCGTCGGTGACTATCGCATCCTCTTCAACGTCGACACCGGCGCCCGCCGTGTCCGCGTCGGCACCGTCGAGCGCCGGACCACGACGACGTACCGGAAGCGGCGACGATAG
- a CDS encoding helix-turn-helix transcriptional regulator, producing the protein MDDRKLIGQRIKELRKARGLSQEALAEKMDVHPKYLGAVERGEQNPTIDFLEKVATALKVDLPALFNYPWQKMSEAELKRKLHTMVDKADLARLREVLALMKAREL; encoded by the coding sequence ATGGACGACAGGAAACTCATCGGCCAGCGGATCAAGGAGCTGCGCAAGGCGCGCGGACTCTCGCAGGAGGCGCTCGCCGAGAAGATGGACGTCCACCCCAAGTATCTCGGCGCCGTCGAACGAGGCGAGCAGAACCCGACGATCGACTTTCTCGAAAAGGTCGCTACCGCGCTGAAGGTCGATCTGCCCGCCCTGTTCAACTACCCATGGCAGAAAATGAGCGAGGCGGAGCTGAAGCGGAAACTGCACACGATGGTCGACAAGGCCGACCTCGCACGACTCCGCGAAGTGCTCGCCCTGATGAAGGCTCGCGAACTCTGA
- a CDS encoding AbrB/MazE/SpoVT family DNA-binding domain-containing protein, which yields MSKTTAIARFTGNYQLSIPKPVREAAGLTLGDFVELTAERGAIVLRPKQLTDKPIPEAAPTAAEIRALNRVIAADRRGETTPYEQYRSERAARLAGRRRQARPKAAR from the coding sequence ATGTCCAAGACCACCGCCATTGCCCGTTTCACCGGCAACTACCAGCTGAGCATTCCAAAGCCCGTCCGCGAAGCGGCCGGCCTCACCCTCGGCGACTTCGTTGAACTGACCGCCGAGCGGGGCGCCATCGTGCTCCGGCCGAAGCAGCTCACCGACAAGCCCATCCCCGAGGCCGCGCCCACCGCCGCCGAGATCCGCGCGCTGAACCGCGTCATCGCCGCTGACAGGCGCGGAGAAACCACCCCCTATGAGCAGTACCGATCCGAGCGCGCCGCCCGGTTGGCTGGTCGTCGTCGACAAGCCCGCCCAAAAGCAGCTCGATAG